In one Pseudomonas hydrolytica genomic region, the following are encoded:
- a CDS encoding MBL fold metallo-hydrolase has protein sequence MSLATRFISSLGLLASAVGALAQPLTLDTYNPREAAVFPVSSTLISGEKEAILVDAQFSSNEAQALIERIRASGKRLTTIFISHGDPDFYFGLDALTRAYPEARVLATAATVAYIEKTRAPKLAYWGPILKDSAPARTLVPEVLHGNLLELEGQRIEVVGHDPQHTSLWIPSLKAVVGGVLTSANIHLWVADAQSVEARQSWLKSLDELEALQPTTLVPGHYLGEPAMNLADLRFTRDYLLALQHELPKAPDSQALIAAMKARYPQLQDDSSLELSAKVLKGEMQWP, from the coding sequence ATGTCTCTTGCCACCCGTTTCATCTCCAGCCTGGGCCTGCTCGCCAGCGCCGTCGGCGCGCTCGCCCAGCCGCTGACCCTGGACACCTACAACCCGCGCGAAGCCGCCGTGTTCCCGGTCAGCTCGACCCTGATCAGCGGCGAGAAGGAGGCCATCCTGGTCGATGCGCAGTTCTCCAGCAACGAGGCGCAGGCGCTGATCGAGCGCATCCGCGCCAGTGGCAAGCGCCTGACCACCATCTTCATCAGCCATGGCGACCCGGACTTCTATTTCGGTCTGGACGCCCTGACCCGCGCCTACCCGGAGGCCCGAGTGCTGGCCACCGCGGCCACCGTCGCCTACATCGAGAAAACCCGTGCGCCCAAGCTGGCCTACTGGGGCCCGATCCTGAAAGACAGCGCGCCGGCGCGCACCCTGGTGCCCGAGGTGCTGCACGGCAACCTGCTGGAACTGGAAGGCCAGCGCATCGAAGTGGTCGGCCATGATCCGCAGCACACCAGCCTGTGGATTCCCAGCCTCAAGGCAGTGGTCGGCGGCGTGCTGACCAGCGCCAACATCCACCTGTGGGTCGCCGACGCACAAAGCGTTGAGGCCCGCCAGAGCTGGCTGAAGTCCCTGGACGAGCTCGAAGCCCTGCAACCGACCACCCTGGTGCCGGGTCACTACCTCGGCGAGCCGGCGATGAACCTGGCCGACCTGCGCTTCACCCGCGACTACCTGCTGGCTCTGCAACATGAGCTGCCCAAGGCCCCGGACAGCCAGGCGCTGATCGCGGCGATGAAGGCGCGCTACCCCCAACTGCAAGATGACAGCAGCCTGGAACTGAGCGCCAAGGTGCTCAAGGGAGAAATGCAGTGGCCGTGA
- a CDS encoding LysR family transcriptional regulator — translation MDRLTAAQVFVEVVQRGSQTAAAEALEMSRAMVSRYLAELEHWAGVRLLHRSTRKLSLTAAGEQMLPQCREMLALAENMQALGQGLDDAPRGTLRITCSQSFAQAWLVHALQEFTERYPQVSIDLLVGSEAVNLVEARIDLALRITNQLDPNLIARRLGVCRSVVCASPAYLARHGTPQHPQELARHNCLSYAYFGRSLWEFERQGEASAVSVAGSLSANESMVLLEAALAGAGISLQPLYSVAGLLREGRLVQLLADYRPAELGIHALYGTRRQMLPAMRLLLDFIAERLAGEAQWQIDCAGGLHSAS, via the coding sequence ATGGATCGACTGACGGCGGCGCAGGTGTTTGTTGAAGTGGTGCAGCGGGGCAGCCAGACGGCCGCCGCCGAGGCGCTGGAGATGTCGCGGGCAATGGTTTCGCGCTATCTGGCCGAGCTGGAGCACTGGGCGGGCGTGCGCCTGCTGCACCGCAGCACGCGCAAGCTGAGCCTGACCGCCGCCGGTGAACAGATGCTGCCGCAGTGTCGCGAGATGCTGGCGCTGGCCGAGAACATGCAGGCCCTCGGCCAGGGGCTGGACGACGCGCCGCGCGGCACCCTGCGCATCACCTGCAGCCAGTCCTTCGCCCAGGCCTGGCTGGTGCATGCGCTGCAGGAATTCACCGAGCGCTACCCGCAGGTGAGCATCGATCTGCTGGTGGGCAGCGAGGCGGTCAACCTGGTGGAGGCGCGTATCGACCTGGCCCTGCGTATCACCAACCAGCTCGACCCCAACCTGATCGCGCGGCGCCTGGGCGTGTGCCGCTCGGTGGTCTGCGCCAGTCCGGCCTACCTGGCGCGGCATGGTACGCCGCAGCATCCGCAGGAGCTCGCCCGGCACAACTGCCTGAGCTACGCCTACTTCGGCCGCAGCCTGTGGGAGTTCGAGCGCCAGGGCGAGGCGAGCGCGGTATCGGTAGCCGGCAGCCTCAGCGCCAACGAGTCGATGGTGCTGCTGGAGGCGGCGCTGGCCGGTGCCGGCATCAGCCTGCAGCCGCTGTATTCGGTGGCCGGGTTGCTGCGCGAAGGGCGCCTGGTGCAGCTGCTGGCGGATTACCGGCCGGCGGAGCTGGGCATCCACGCCCTGTACGGCACGCGTCGGCAGATGCTGCCGGCCATGCGCCTGTTGCTGGATTTCATCGCCGAGCGCCTGGCCGGCGAGGCGCAATGGCAAATTGATTGCGCGGGCGGCTTGCATTCGGCCAGCTAG
- a CDS encoding putative bifunctional diguanylate cyclase/phosphodiesterase, translating into MPALSTFAKRVRQLWHGADLALVGQRRERRMRMLASLVMVVIGLLWGLFFSLNGYWAIVVMDGVIILSGLAVFALTLRGRGRSANLILFGALILVVVASALLLDPPTLAAPRASHLYLLPMAVGALMAFRDDPLWLRYGVALFCLLLFVGLAASVWRPTDAHALPDEVRVVGSWVQGGVSMVLFFVLLHILQTDTAERSELDSDLRAALRERQFVLYYQPQLNAANRVIGAELLIRWQHPQRGLVGPGEFIDHAENTGLIIPLGQWVLEQTAAQLRHWSDEPLFRDIGLAVNISQKQFRQPGFVAEILALIERHGIAAQRLELELTETLIVHDMEDLTRKMNALVEHGVRFSLDDFGTGFSSLSHLKRLPLSKLKIDRSFICDVLTDANSETIVRTVIALGQSMGMTVIAEGVETEAQRRFLADNGCSQFQGYLLGRPMPLADFCTFVQRHNA; encoded by the coding sequence ATGCCGGCACTCTCCACTTTCGCCAAGCGCGTGCGCCAACTCTGGCACGGGGCAGATCTGGCCCTGGTAGGCCAGCGCCGGGAACGGCGCATGCGCATGCTGGCCAGCCTGGTCATGGTGGTGATCGGGCTGCTCTGGGGGCTGTTCTTCTCGCTCAATGGCTACTGGGCCATCGTGGTGATGGACGGGGTGATCATCCTCAGTGGGCTGGCCGTCTTCGCGCTGACCCTGCGCGGTCGGGGGCGCAGTGCCAACCTGATCCTGTTCGGTGCTCTGATCCTCGTGGTGGTCGCCTCCGCGCTTCTGCTCGACCCGCCCACGCTTGCGGCGCCACGGGCCAGCCACCTGTATCTGCTGCCGATGGCGGTGGGCGCGCTGATGGCCTTCCGCGACGATCCACTATGGCTGCGTTACGGCGTTGCGCTGTTCTGCCTGCTGCTGTTCGTCGGGCTGGCGGCATCCGTCTGGCGCCCCACCGATGCCCATGCCCTGCCGGACGAGGTGCGCGTGGTGGGCTCGTGGGTGCAGGGCGGCGTCTCCATGGTGCTGTTCTTCGTGCTGCTGCACATCCTGCAGACCGATACGGCCGAACGCTCGGAACTGGACAGCGACCTGCGCGCGGCGCTGCGCGAGCGGCAGTTCGTGCTCTATTACCAGCCGCAGCTCAACGCGGCCAACCGGGTGATCGGGGCCGAGCTGCTGATTCGCTGGCAGCACCCGCAGCGCGGCCTGGTGGGGCCTGGCGAATTCATCGACCACGCCGAGAATACCGGGTTGATCATTCCCCTCGGCCAGTGGGTGCTTGAGCAGACGGCAGCGCAGCTGCGGCACTGGAGCGACGAGCCGCTGTTTCGCGACATCGGCCTGGCGGTGAACATCAGCCAGAAGCAGTTTCGCCAGCCCGGTTTCGTGGCCGAGATCCTCGCGTTGATCGAGCGCCACGGCATCGCTGCCCAGCGTCTCGAGCTGGAGCTGACCGAGACCCTGATCGTGCACGACATGGAAGACCTCACCCGCAAGATGAACGCGCTGGTGGAGCACGGCGTGCGTTTCTCGCTGGACGACTTCGGTACCGGGTTTTCCTCCCTCAGCCACCTCAAGCGGCTGCCGCTGAGCAAGCTGAAGATCGACCGCTCCTTCATCTGCGACGTGCTCACCGATGCCAACAGCGAAACCATCGTGCGCACCGTGATCGCCCTTGGCCAGAGCATGGGCATGACGGTGATCGCCGAAGGGGTGGAAACCGAGGCGCAGCGGCGCTTTTTGGCCGACAACGGCTGCAGTCAGTTCCAGGGCTACCTGCTCGGTCGACCGATGCCGCTGGCGGATTTCTGCACCTTCGTGCAGCGCCATAACGCCTGA
- a CDS encoding TIGR04211 family SH3 domain-containing protein, with translation MFLSRLAPFSSRTLGACMLLGSLLGAASLHAEESASNQRWVSDSLNTYVRSGPTDGYRIVGTLTSGQKVELLRTQGDYSQVRSEGGNAVWIPSRDLQSVPGQAERLPQLEQQVADLTAQLKGIDDTWKTRVQGMQETLDSRKQLIDELQAARGALDAELTTTRSQLRDAQAQLGEEQQQVLMRYMAYGGSIAGAGLLLGLILPTMLRVRRKRNDQWV, from the coding sequence ATGTTTTTATCCCGTCTCGCTCCATTTTCCTCCCGCACCCTGGGTGCCTGCATGCTGCTCGGCAGCCTGCTCGGCGCCGCCTCGCTGCATGCCGAAGAGTCCGCCAGCAACCAGCGCTGGGTCAGCGACAGCCTCAACACCTATGTGCGCAGTGGGCCTACCGATGGCTACCGTATCGTCGGCACCCTGACCTCCGGGCAGAAAGTCGAACTGCTGCGCACCCAGGGCGATTACAGCCAGGTGCGCAGCGAAGGCGGCAACGCCGTATGGATCCCCAGCCGCGACCTGCAGTCGGTGCCAGGCCAGGCCGAGCGTCTGCCGCAGCTGGAACAGCAGGTCGCCGACCTGACCGCTCAACTCAAGGGTATCGACGACACCTGGAAGACCCGCGTGCAGGGCATGCAGGAAACCCTGGACTCGCGCAAGCAACTGATCGACGAACTGCAGGCCGCACGCGGCGCCCTGGATGCCGAACTGACCACCACCCGTTCGCAACTGCGCGATGCCCAGGCGCAGTTGGGTGAAGAGCAGCAGCAGGTGCTGATGCGCTACATGGCCTACGGCGGCAGCATCGCCGGCGCCGGGCTGTTGCTGGGCCTGATCTTGCCGACCATGCTGCGGGTGCGGCGCAAGCGTAACGATCAGTGGGTGTGA
- the ubiM gene encoding 5-demethoxyubiquinol-8 5-hydroxylase UbiM, which translates to MSPDIVIVGAGPAGLCLARALSGHGLSIVVLERQAEQALAEPAFDGREIALTHGSQALLERLGLWARLPTDDIAVLRDAQVFNGPSLFALKIRAEQAGAERLGHLVANQAIRRAAYQAVRECADVQLLCETGVRAIHPQANALQLVLQDGQVLQPRLLVAADSRFSETRRQLGIGAQLKDFGKSMLVCRMQHEQDHQQVAWEWFGYGQTLALLPLNGRQSSVVLTLPPREIERLQQLDDARFAREMEQRFERRLGAMQLVSSRHAYPLVGAYARRMVGTRCALIGDAAVGMHPVTAHGFNFGLGSVQRLSEQLLTAWREGQDIGAAEPLARYERQQRLATWPLYQATNLLVELYTNDRLPMRLLRGAGLRVAQGLLPLKRGIAQHLTARG; encoded by the coding sequence ATGTCACCCGATATCGTCATCGTCGGCGCCGGCCCGGCCGGCCTGTGCCTGGCCCGCGCCCTGTCCGGGCACGGCCTGTCCATCGTCGTGCTGGAACGCCAGGCCGAGCAGGCACTGGCCGAACCTGCCTTCGACGGTCGCGAGATCGCCCTCACCCACGGCTCGCAGGCGCTGCTCGAACGCCTGGGTCTCTGGGCGCGCCTGCCGACTGATGACATCGCCGTGCTGCGCGATGCCCAGGTGTTCAACGGCCCCTCGCTGTTCGCCCTGAAGATTCGTGCCGAGCAGGCCGGCGCCGAGCGCCTGGGTCATCTGGTGGCCAACCAGGCCATTCGCCGCGCGGCCTATCAGGCGGTGCGCGAATGCGCCGATGTGCAACTGCTCTGTGAAACCGGCGTACGCGCCATTCACCCGCAGGCGAATGCGCTGCAGCTGGTGCTGCAGGACGGCCAGGTGCTGCAACCGCGCCTGCTGGTCGCGGCCGACAGCCGCTTCTCGGAAACCCGCCGCCAGCTCGGCATCGGCGCGCAGCTCAAGGATTTCGGCAAGAGCATGCTGGTGTGCCGCATGCAGCACGAGCAGGACCACCAGCAGGTGGCGTGGGAATGGTTCGGCTATGGCCAGACGTTGGCCCTGCTGCCGCTCAATGGCCGGCAGTCATCGGTGGTGCTGACCCTGCCGCCACGCGAGATCGAACGCCTGCAGCAACTCGACGACGCCCGCTTCGCCCGCGAGATGGAACAGCGTTTCGAGCGGCGCCTGGGCGCCATGCAACTGGTCAGCAGCCGCCACGCCTACCCGCTGGTGGGCGCCTATGCGCGGCGCATGGTCGGCACCCGCTGCGCGCTGATCGGCGATGCCGCCGTGGGCATGCACCCGGTCACCGCCCATGGTTTCAACTTCGGCCTGGGCAGCGTGCAACGCCTGAGTGAACAGCTGCTGACGGCATGGCGCGAGGGTCAGGACATCGGCGCGGCCGAGCCGTTGGCGCGCTACGAGCGCCAGCAGCGCCTGGCCACCTGGCCGCTGTATCAGGCCACCAACCTGCTGGTGGAGCTGTACACCAACGACCGCCTGCCCATGCGCCTGCTGCGCGGCGCCGGGCTGCGGGTGGCGCAGGGCCTGCTGCCGCTCAAGCGAGGCATCGCCCAGCACCTGACGGCGCGCGGCTGA
- the mapR gene encoding GntR family transcriptional regulator MpaR (MapR regulates genes involved in Pseudomonas quinolone signal (PQS) production and anthranilate metabolism): protein MKRYEKFADEIAALIRTGVLGPGEKVPSVRHASRTYGVSPSTVFQAYYLLEDRGLIQARARSGYFVREHAKRPLHEPELTAHAAQTTEVGVSELVFSVLASLKDPHTVPFGSAFPSPDLFPLPRLAKSMAHALRMLSPHEIIADMTAGNADLRRQIALRYMVSGVMLPMEELVISNGAMEALNLCLQCVTQPGDLVAIESPTFYACLQVLERLQLKAVEIPVHPREGIDLGALSESLKQLPIKACWFMSSLQNPLGASMSETKKQALYDLLVEHQVPLIEDDVYAELYFGSHPPKPVKSFDREGLVMHCSSFSKSLAPGYRIGWVAGGRYAEQIARLKLMTTISPSVPAQAALADYLQHGGYDRHLRKLRHALEMQQSAMLASAARHFPASTRVTRPAGGYFLWFEFPERLDSLQLLRLALAQGISLAPGPIFSASQGFRHCARLNYGHPWSPRSEQAMEVLGRLVAGLL from the coding sequence ATGAAACGCTACGAAAAATTCGCCGACGAGATCGCCGCGCTGATCCGTACCGGCGTGCTCGGCCCCGGCGAGAAGGTGCCCTCGGTGCGCCACGCCAGCCGCACCTACGGGGTCAGCCCATCCACCGTGTTCCAGGCCTACTACCTGCTGGAAGACCGCGGCCTGATCCAGGCGCGCGCACGCTCGGGCTACTTCGTCCGCGAGCACGCCAAGCGCCCGCTGCACGAGCCGGAGCTGACCGCCCATGCGGCGCAGACCACCGAGGTCGGCGTCAGCGAGCTGGTGTTCTCTGTCCTCGCCTCGCTCAAGGATCCGCACACCGTACCTTTCGGCTCGGCCTTCCCCAGCCCCGACCTGTTCCCCCTGCCGCGCCTGGCCAAGAGCATGGCGCACGCGCTGCGCATGCTCTCGCCGCACGAGATCATCGCCGACATGACCGCCGGCAACGCCGACCTGCGCCGGCAGATCGCCCTGCGCTACATGGTCAGCGGCGTGATGCTGCCGATGGAAGAGCTGGTGATCAGCAACGGCGCCATGGAGGCGCTCAACCTTTGCCTGCAGTGCGTGACCCAGCCGGGCGATCTGGTGGCCATCGAGTCGCCCACCTTCTACGCCTGCCTGCAGGTGCTGGAGCGGCTGCAGCTCAAGGCGGTGGAAATCCCCGTACACCCGCGCGAAGGCATCGACCTGGGCGCTCTGTCGGAGAGCCTGAAGCAACTGCCGATCAAGGCCTGCTGGTTTATGAGCAGCCTGCAGAACCCGCTCGGCGCGAGCATGAGCGAAACCAAGAAACAGGCGCTGTACGACCTGCTGGTCGAACATCAGGTGCCGTTGATCGAGGATGACGTGTACGCCGAGCTGTACTTCGGCAGCCACCCGCCCAAACCGGTGAAGAGTTTCGACCGCGAAGGGCTGGTGATGCACTGCAGCTCCTTCTCCAAGAGCCTGGCGCCGGGCTATCGCATCGGCTGGGTGGCCGGCGGGCGCTATGCCGAGCAGATCGCCCGGCTCAAGCTGATGACCACCATCTCGCCGTCGGTGCCGGCCCAGGCGGCACTGGCCGACTACCTGCAGCACGGCGGCTACGACCGTCATCTGCGCAAGCTGCGCCATGCCCTGGAAATGCAGCAAAGCGCCATGCTCGCCTCGGCCGCCCGGCATTTTCCCGCCAGCACGCGGGTGACGCGGCCGGCGGGCGGCTATTTTCTCTGGTTCGAATTTCCCGAACGCCTGGACTCGCTGCAATTGCTGCGCCTGGCGCTGGCACAGGGCATCAGCCTGGCGCCGGGGCCGATCTTCTCCGCCAGCCAGGGCTTTCGCCATTGCGCGCGGCTGAACTACGGCCATCCGTGGAGCCCGCGCAGCGAACAGGCCATGGAAGTGCTCGGGCGCCTGGTTGCAGGGCTGTTGTAG
- the ccoG gene encoding cytochrome c oxidase accessory protein CcoG: MTELIPVRAVETIDPAKPIRLTPAQAGGPIHTRSFTGRFRNLRLLGAGLLFLLFFGTAWIDWNGRQAVLWDLQNRQFHIFGATFWPQDFILLSAILIIAAFGLFFITVLAGRVWCGYACPQSVWTWVFMRVEQLTEGDRGQRIKLDAAPWSLQKLARRSAKHGLWLAVSLVTALAFVGYFTPVRQLTVDLATFEVGATTAFWVLFFTAATYINAGWLREKVCRDMCPYSRFQSVMFDSDTLVISYDAARGENRGPRRKDADYKAEGLGDCIDCTLCVQVCPTGIDIRDGLQLECIGCGACIDACDSVMDKLGYDRGLVRYSSENELAGGKTHWLRPRLIGYAAMLALMIGAFVWALAERPLISLDVTRDRGLFRENAQGQIENIYSLKIINKTQQARSYAIALVDAGDFELHGPRTLNLAPGEIRDLPISVALTAKNNGAGPQAIRFEVRDQADSQSHVSTQSTFLAPLR, from the coding sequence ATGACCGAGCTGATCCCCGTGCGCGCCGTCGAGACCATCGACCCTGCCAAACCCATTCGCCTGACGCCGGCCCAGGCTGGCGGCCCGATCCACACGCGCAGTTTCACCGGGCGCTTTCGCAACCTGCGTCTGCTCGGCGCCGGCCTGCTGTTCCTGTTGTTCTTCGGTACCGCCTGGATCGACTGGAACGGCCGCCAGGCGGTGCTCTGGGATCTGCAGAACCGTCAGTTCCACATCTTCGGCGCCACCTTCTGGCCGCAGGATTTCATCCTGCTCTCGGCCATCCTGATCATCGCCGCCTTCGGCCTGTTCTTCATCACCGTGCTGGCCGGCCGGGTGTGGTGCGGCTATGCCTGCCCGCAGAGCGTGTGGACCTGGGTCTTCATGCGTGTCGAGCAGCTCACCGAAGGCGACCGCGGCCAGCGCATCAAACTCGATGCCGCGCCCTGGTCGCTGCAGAAACTGGCCCGGCGCAGCGCCAAGCACGGCCTGTGGCTGGCGGTGAGCCTGGTCACGGCGCTGGCCTTCGTCGGCTACTTCACCCCGGTGCGCCAGTTGACGGTGGACCTGGCCACCTTCGAAGTCGGCGCCACCACGGCGTTCTGGGTGCTGTTCTTCACTGCCGCCACCTACATCAACGCCGGTTGGCTGCGCGAGAAGGTGTGCCGCGACATGTGCCCCTACTCGCGCTTTCAGAGCGTGATGTTCGACAGCGATACGCTGGTCATCTCCTACGACGCCGCCCGCGGCGAAAACCGTGGCCCGCGCCGCAAGGACGCCGACTACAAGGCCGAAGGCCTGGGCGACTGCATCGACTGCACCCTGTGCGTACAGGTCTGCCCCACCGGCATCGACATTCGCGATGGCCTGCAACTGGAATGCATCGGCTGCGGCGCCTGCATCGACGCCTGCGACAGCGTGATGGACAAGCTCGGCTATGACCGTGGCCTGGTGCGCTACAGCTCCGAGAACGAGCTGGCCGGCGGCAAGACCCACTGGTTGCGCCCACGCCTGATCGGCTACGCGGCGATGCTGGCGCTGATGATCGGCGCCTTCGTCTGGGCGCTGGCCGAACGCCCGCTGATCTCCCTGGACGTGACCCGCGACCGCGGCCTGTTCCGCGAGAACGCTCAAGGCCAGATCGAGAACATCTACAGTCTGAAGATCATCAACAAGACCCAGCAAGCGCGCAGCTACGCCATCGCGCTGGTCGATGCCGGCGACTTCGAACTGCACGGCCCACGCACGCTGAACCTGGCGCCGGGCGAGATTCGCGACCTGCCGATAAGCGTTGCACTGACGGCCAAGAACAATGGTGCTGGGCCGCAAGCCATCCGCTTCGAGGTGCGTGACCAGGCCGATTCGCAGAGCCACGTCAGTACCCAGAGCACCTTCCTGGCGCCGCTGCGTTGA
- a CDS encoding malate:quinone oxidoreductase, producing the protein MKKILLTLLCFSVIGCSNPREPEKTVDVLLIGAGVMSATLGTYLNELQPDWSIEIYERLDRVAGESSNGWNNAGTGHSAFCELNYTPETADGGIDISKAIAINESFEISKQFWATQVEREVLSKPRSFINITPHMSFVWGDDNVEYLRKRHAALQHSNLFRGMEFTEDHAQIARWVPLIMQGRDPQQKVAATRMAIGTDVNFGEITRQLIDSLIGKDQARLHLEHEVRDLKRNDDGTWRVTVADLAKGGEERSIDARFVFIGAGGGALKLLQKSGIEEAKGYAGFPVGGQFLMTRNQDVVAQHLAKVYGKASVGSPPMSVPHLDTRVIDGENVLLFGPFATFSTKYLKNGSLLDMFSSMTTDNFLPMVNAGMDNWSLSTYLMGQLMLSQDERMASLREYFPEAQDADWELINAGQRVQIIKKDAEKGGVLQFGTEVVTSADGSISALLGASPGASTAAPIMLHLIEKAFADKVATPEWQERLKGIIPSYGQKLNDDLELTNRIRQWSSERLELLHVEVAPDVEIAAEPEPAAVTL; encoded by the coding sequence ATGAAGAAAATCCTGCTGACGCTGCTTTGTTTCAGCGTGATCGGTTGCTCCAACCCCCGCGAGCCCGAGAAAACCGTCGACGTGCTGCTGATCGGCGCTGGCGTGATGAGCGCCACCCTCGGCACCTACCTCAACGAGCTGCAGCCGGACTGGAGCATCGAAATCTACGAGCGCCTCGACCGCGTCGCCGGCGAGAGCTCCAATGGCTGGAACAATGCCGGCACCGGCCACTCGGCGTTCTGCGAGCTGAACTACACCCCGGAAACCGCCGACGGTGGCATCGACATCAGCAAGGCCATCGCCATCAACGAGTCGTTCGAGATCTCCAAGCAGTTCTGGGCCACCCAGGTCGAGCGCGAGGTGCTGAGCAAGCCCAGGAGCTTCATCAACATCACCCCGCACATGAGCTTCGTCTGGGGCGACGACAACGTCGAATACCTGCGCAAGCGCCACGCTGCGCTGCAGCACAGCAACCTGTTCCGCGGCATGGAGTTCACCGAGGATCACGCGCAGATCGCCCGGTGGGTGCCGCTGATCATGCAGGGCCGCGACCCGCAGCAGAAGGTCGCCGCCACGCGCATGGCCATCGGCACCGACGTCAACTTCGGCGAGATCACCCGCCAGCTGATCGATTCGCTGATCGGCAAGGACCAGGCGCGTCTGCACCTGGAACACGAAGTTCGCGACCTCAAGCGCAACGATGACGGCACCTGGCGCGTGACCGTGGCCGACCTGGCCAAGGGCGGCGAAGAGCGCAGCATCGATGCGCGCTTCGTCTTCATCGGCGCCGGTGGTGGCGCGCTCAAGCTGCTGCAGAAGTCCGGCATCGAAGAGGCCAAGGGTTATGCCGGTTTCCCGGTCGGCGGCCAGTTCCTCATGACCCGCAACCAGGACGTGGTTGCCCAGCACCTGGCCAAGGTCTACGGCAAGGCCTCGGTGGGTTCGCCGCCCATGTCCGTGCCGCACCTGGACACCCGCGTGATCGACGGCGAAAACGTGCTGCTGTTCGGCCCGTTCGCCACCTTCTCCACCAAGTACCTGAAGAACGGCTCGCTGCTCGACATGTTCAGCAGCATGACCACCGACAACTTCCTGCCGATGGTCAACGCCGGCATGGACAACTGGTCGCTGAGCACCTACCTGATGGGCCAGCTGATGCTCAGCCAGGACGAGCGCATGGCTTCGCTGCGCGAGTACTTCCCCGAGGCGCAGGACGCCGACTGGGAGCTGATCAATGCCGGCCAGCGCGTGCAGATCATCAAGAAGGATGCCGAGAAGGGCGGCGTGCTGCAGTTCGGCACCGAGGTGGTGACCTCTGCCGACGGCAGCATCAGCGCGCTGCTGGGCGCCTCGCCGGGTGCCTCCACCGCCGCGCCGATCATGCTGCACCTGATCGAAAAGGCCTTCGCCGACAAGGTCGCCACTCCTGAGTGGCAAGAACGTCTGAAGGGCATCATTCCGTCCTACGGGCAGAAGCTCAACGACGACCTGGAACTGACCAACCGCATTCGTCAGTGGAGCAGCGAGCGTCTCGAACTGCTGCACGTCGAAGTGGCGCCGGACGTGGAAATTGCCGCCGAGCCCGAGCCGGCTGCCGTGACCCTGTAA
- a CDS encoding S1 family peptidase, with protein MIDSLMLSAVRVTTLAAGQILTNASGFFFSRDQQLFLVTSRHVVLDEPSGHHPDALQIELHTDADNLASTADFTIPLYHGDRHLWRQGIDGAGEIDVAVIELDRSALPPGSLYQAFTAQHLLQADEHVEIGSTLLVVGFPLGFQDSLHRMPVARHAGLASSFGLRFQGLGYFLTDGRTHRGISGAPVVKRASVDGELPWHLLGIHSTRLLGERDEEQDEALGLNCTWYADILTTLTE; from the coding sequence ATGATCGACTCCCTGATGCTCAGCGCGGTACGTGTCACCACCCTGGCGGCCGGGCAGATACTGACCAACGCCAGCGGCTTCTTCTTCAGCCGAGATCAGCAACTGTTTCTGGTGACCAGCCGTCATGTGGTGCTCGACGAACCGAGCGGCCACCACCCCGACGCCCTGCAGATCGAACTGCACACCGACGCGGACAATCTGGCCAGCACGGCGGATTTCACCATCCCCCTCTATCACGGTGACCGGCACCTGTGGCGCCAGGGCATCGACGGTGCCGGCGAGATCGACGTGGCGGTGATCGAACTGGACCGTTCGGCGCTACCGCCAGGCAGCCTCTACCAGGCCTTCACGGCACAGCACCTGTTGCAGGCCGACGAGCATGTGGAGATCGGCTCGACCCTGCTGGTGGTGGGCTTTCCCCTTGGCTTTCAGGACAGCCTGCACCGCATGCCGGTGGCGCGCCACGCCGGGCTGGCCTCGTCCTTCGGCCTGCGTTTCCAGGGGCTGGGCTACTTTCTCACCGATGGCCGCACTCACCGCGGCATCAGCGGGGCGCCGGTGGTCAAGCGCGCCAGCGTCGACGGCGAGCTGCCCTGGCACCTGCTCGGCATCCATTCCACCCGCCTGCTCGGCGAGCGCGACGAGGAACAGGACGAAGCCCTGGGCCTGAACTGCACCTGGTATGCCGATATCCTGACGACGCTGACGGAATGA